In one window of Acidovorax sp. HDW3 DNA:
- the mreD gene encoding rod shape-determining protein MreD — protein sequence MMMPRGQELLQPVKPWFIVASLLLALALNLLPLGRQPWLPDWVLLTLAFWGVHQSQRVGMGMAFVLGLCMDVQQSALLGQHALAYSALMLGTHLAHRRLAWIGLWAQVLPLLPLLVAAHALQWLVRWLSGGIFPGPLVLVAPLLEALLWPLACWLLLAPQRRPPDTDANRPL from the coding sequence ATGATGATGCCGCGCGGCCAGGAGCTGCTGCAGCCGGTCAAGCCCTGGTTCATCGTCGCCAGCCTGCTGCTGGCGCTGGCGCTGAACCTGCTGCCCCTGGGGCGCCAGCCCTGGCTGCCCGACTGGGTGCTGCTGACGCTGGCGTTCTGGGGCGTGCACCAAAGCCAGCGCGTGGGCATGGGCATGGCCTTTGTGCTCGGCCTGTGCATGGATGTGCAGCAATCGGCACTGCTGGGCCAGCACGCGCTGGCCTACAGCGCGCTCATGCTGGGCACGCATTTGGCGCACCGGCGCCTGGCCTGGATTGGGCTGTGGGCGCAGGTGCTGCCGCTGCTGCCGCTGCTGGTGGCGGCGCACGCCCTGCAATGGCTGGTGCGCTGGCTCTCGGGCGGTATTTTTCCTGGCCCGTTGGTGTTGGTGGCGCCGCTGCTCGAAGCGCTGCTGTGGCCGCTCGCTTGCTGGCTGTTGCTGGCGCCGCAGCGGCGCCCGCCCGACACCGATGCCAACCGGCCGCTCTGA
- the gatB gene encoding Asp-tRNA(Asn)/Glu-tRNA(Gln) amidotransferase subunit GatB: MTAKLIHGYEVVIGFETHTQLATQSKIFSRASTAFGAEPNTQACAVDLALPGALPVMNREAVTCAIKLGLALGSHIAPESIFARKNYFYPDLPKGYQISQFEIPVVQGGEVGFYLGEEKKTVRLVRAHLEEDAGKSLHEEFHGMSGIDLNRAGTPLLEIVTEPDMRSTDEAVAYARALHQIVTWIGICDGNMQEGSFRCDANVSVRKPGAPLGTRREIKNLNSFKNMQLAIDYEIRWQIEEIEDGRAIQQATVLFNPDTGETRAMRTKEDAADYRYFPDPDLPPLVIAADWIERVKADMPELPQAMAARFVQQYGLPEYDATTLTQSQAMAAYFEATAQACGQAKLASNWIMGEVSRRLNAEEIGMEAVKVTSGQLAQLIARIQDGTISNNAARQVFEALWSGEASDVDAVIDAKGLKQMNDTGALEKIIDEVVAANPDNVAQYKAGKDKAFNALVGQVMKASRGKANPQQVNDLLKAKLA; the protein is encoded by the coding sequence ATGACCGCGAAACTCATCCATGGCTACGAAGTCGTCATCGGCTTCGAGACCCACACCCAGCTCGCCACCCAAAGCAAGATTTTCAGTCGCGCCAGCACCGCCTTCGGCGCCGAGCCCAACACCCAGGCCTGCGCCGTCGATCTGGCCCTGCCCGGCGCGCTGCCGGTGATGAACCGCGAGGCCGTCACCTGCGCTATCAAATTAGGACTGGCCCTGGGCTCGCACATTGCGCCCGAGAGCATTTTTGCCCGCAAAAATTACTTCTACCCCGACCTGCCAAAGGGCTACCAGATCAGCCAGTTCGAGATCCCCGTGGTGCAAGGCGGCGAGGTGGGCTTCTACCTGGGCGAGGAGAAGAAAACCGTGCGCCTGGTGCGCGCCCACCTGGAGGAAGACGCGGGCAAATCGCTGCACGAAGAATTCCACGGCATGAGCGGCATCGACCTGAACCGCGCCGGCACGCCGCTGCTGGAGATCGTCACCGAGCCCGACATGCGCAGCACGGATGAAGCCGTGGCCTACGCCCGCGCGCTGCACCAGATCGTCACCTGGATCGGCATTTGCGACGGCAATATGCAAGAAGGCTCGTTTCGCTGCGACGCCAACGTCTCGGTGCGCAAGCCCGGCGCTCCGCTGGGCACGCGCCGCGAGATCAAGAACCTCAACAGCTTCAAGAACATGCAGCTGGCGATCGACTACGAGATCCGCTGGCAGATTGAAGAAATCGAGGATGGCCGCGCCATCCAGCAGGCCACCGTGCTCTTCAACCCCGACACCGGCGAGACGCGCGCCATGCGCACCAAGGAAGACGCGGCCGACTACCGCTACTTCCCCGACCCCGACCTGCCGCCGCTGGTCATCGCCGCCGACTGGATTGAGCGCGTCAAGGCCGACATGCCCGAGCTGCCGCAAGCCATGGCCGCGCGCTTCGTGCAGCAATACGGCCTGCCCGAGTACGACGCCACCACGCTGACGCAAAGCCAGGCCATGGCCGCCTACTTCGAGGCCACGGCCCAGGCCTGCGGCCAGGCAAAGTTGGCGAGCAACTGGATCATGGGCGAGGTCTCGCGCCGCCTGAACGCCGAAGAAATCGGCATGGAAGCGGTCAAGGTGACCAGCGGCCAGCTGGCGCAGCTGATTGCCCGCATCCAGGACGGCACCATCAGCAACAACGCCGCGCGCCAGGTGTTCGAGGCGCTGTGGAGCGGCGAAGCCAGCGACGTGGACGCGGTGATCGACGCCAAGGGCCTCAAGCAGATGAACGATACGGGCGCGCTGGAGAAAATCATCGACGAAGTGGTCGCCGCCAACCCCGACAACGTCGCCCAGTACAAAGCGGGCAAGGACAAAGCCTTCAACGCCCTGGTGGGCCAGGTGATGAAGGCCAGCCGTGGCAAGGCCAACCCGCAGCAGGTCAATGACCTTCTCAAGGCCAAATTGGCCTGA
- the gatA gene encoding Asp-tRNA(Asn)/Glu-tRNA(Gln) amidotransferase subunit GatA, giving the protein MTQPALHDMGVAQLAAALRAKEVSAVEAAQHFLARAQAQQALGAFVAIDENATLAQARAQDALLAAGNAPALAGVPIAHKDIFVTRDFPTTAASKMLAGYRSPFDATVVAKLADAGCVTLGKLNCDEFAMGGANENSAIAPVGFDAPQPVRNPWDTARVPGGSSGGSAAAVAARLAPAVTGTDTGGSIRQPASFCGITGIKPTYGRASRYGMIAFASSLDQAGPMARSAEDCALLLSHMCGPDPLRDSTSLDRPAEDFSRSLHQRLDGLRIGIPAEFFGDGLHADVRAAVDAALKEYEKLGARLVPITLPRTALAVPVYYILAPAEASSNLSRFDGVRYGHRAAQYTDLLDMYKKTRAEGFGDEVKRRIMIGTYVLSEGYYDAYYLQAQKIRRLIADDFQAAFAQCDLIAGPVAPTVAPQIGAQTDPVANYLADIYTLPASLAGLPGLSLPCGQGAAGLPVGLQLIGNYFDEARLLGAAHQFQCATDWHQRRPEGI; this is encoded by the coding sequence ATGACCCAACCCGCATTGCATGACATGGGCGTGGCCCAGCTCGCCGCCGCACTGCGCGCCAAAGAAGTCAGCGCCGTCGAGGCCGCGCAGCACTTTCTGGCCCGCGCCCAGGCGCAGCAGGCGCTCGGCGCCTTCGTCGCCATCGACGAAAACGCCACCCTGGCACAGGCGCGCGCGCAAGACGCGCTGCTGGCCGCCGGCAACGCCCCGGCGCTCGCTGGCGTGCCAATTGCGCACAAAGACATCTTCGTCACGCGCGACTTCCCGACCACCGCCGCCAGCAAAATGCTCGCCGGCTACCGCTCGCCGTTCGACGCCACCGTGGTGGCAAAACTGGCCGACGCCGGCTGCGTGACGCTGGGCAAGCTCAACTGCGACGAGTTCGCCATGGGCGGCGCCAACGAGAACTCGGCCATCGCCCCCGTGGGCTTTGACGCCCCGCAGCCCGTGCGCAACCCCTGGGATACCGCGCGCGTGCCCGGCGGCTCCTCGGGCGGCAGCGCCGCCGCCGTCGCCGCGCGCCTGGCGCCCGCCGTGACCGGCACCGACACCGGCGGCTCCATCCGCCAGCCGGCGTCGTTTTGCGGCATCACCGGCATCAAGCCCACCTATGGGCGCGCGAGCCGCTACGGCATGATCGCCTTTGCCTCCAGCCTGGACCAGGCCGGCCCCATGGCGCGCAGTGCCGAGGATTGCGCGCTGCTGCTGTCGCACATGTGCGGCCCGGACCCGCTGCGCGACTCGACCAGCCTGGACAGGCCCGCCGAAGACTTCAGCCGCAGCCTGCACCAGCGCCTGGACGGCCTGCGCATTGGCATCCCGGCAGAATTTTTTGGCGACGGCCTGCACGCCGACGTGCGCGCCGCCGTCGATGCGGCCCTGAAGGAATACGAAAAGCTCGGCGCGCGCCTGGTGCCCATCACACTGCCGCGCACCGCGCTGGCGGTGCCGGTGTACTACATCCTGGCGCCGGCGGAAGCGAGCAGCAACCTCTCGCGCTTTGACGGCGTGCGCTACGGCCACCGCGCCGCGCAGTACACCGACTTGCTCGACATGTACAAAAAAACCCGCGCCGAAGGCTTTGGCGACGAGGTCAAGCGCCGCATCATGATCGGCACCTACGTGCTGTCCGAGGGCTACTACGACGCCTACTACCTGCAGGCGCAGAAAATCCGGCGCCTGATTGCCGACGACTTCCAGGCCGCCTTCGCGCAATGCGACCTGATCGCCGGCCCGGTGGCGCCCACGGTGGCGCCGCAGATTGGCGCCCAGACCGATCCGGTGGCCAACTACCTGGCCGACATCTACACCCTGCCGGCCTCGCTCGCCGGCCTGCCGGGCCTGAGCCTGCCCTGCGGCCAGGGCGCCGCCGGCCTGCCCGTGGGCCTGCAGCTCATTGGCAACTACTTTGACGAAGCCCGGCTGCTGGGCGCGGCGCACCAGTTCCAGTGCGCCACCGACTGGCACCAGCGCCGCCCGGAGGGCATCTGA
- a CDS encoding DUF4124 domain-containing protein, whose translation MNWLARILGLLLCAGVLPAWAQAPGTNAPTSTVYTCTDAKGRRLTADRPIAECTDREQRVLGPSGTERERLGPTLTEQERVAREAQRRKELEERARIADERRRERALMARYPDQAAHDAEREAAQEQVDEVTLVAQKRIVELLEQRKKLASEMEFYKKDPNKAPMHLRRAVAENDDHIAEQERFVANQAQEKRRVNQRFDAELVQLRKLWAARALPPDMPKP comes from the coding sequence TTGAACTGGCTTGCGCGCATTCTGGGGTTGCTGCTGTGTGCCGGGGTGCTGCCCGCCTGGGCCCAGGCCCCGGGCACGAACGCTCCGACGAGCACCGTCTATACCTGCACCGACGCCAAGGGTCGGCGCTTGACGGCCGATCGCCCGATTGCCGAGTGCACCGACCGCGAGCAGCGCGTGCTCGGGCCTTCGGGCACCGAGCGCGAGCGCCTGGGCCCGACGTTGACCGAGCAGGAACGTGTCGCGCGCGAGGCCCAGCGGCGCAAGGAGCTCGAAGAGCGTGCGCGCATTGCCGACGAACGCCGGCGCGAGCGCGCCCTGATGGCCCGCTACCCCGATCAGGCCGCGCACGACGCCGAGCGCGAAGCCGCGCAAGAGCAGGTCGATGAGGTCACGCTGGTGGCGCAAAAGCGCATTGTGGAGCTGCTCGAACAGCGCAAAAAGCTCGCCAGCGAGATGGAGTTCTATAAAAAGGACCCGAACAAGGCCCCCATGCACCTGCGCCGTGCCGTGGCTGAGAACGATGACCACATTGCCGAGCAGGAGCGCTTTGTAGCCAACCAGGCACAGGAAAAACGCCGCGTCAACCAGCGCTTTGACGCCGAGCTGGTGCAGCTGCGCAAGCTCTGGGCGGCGCGGGCGCTGCCACCGGACATGCCCAAGCCCTAA
- a CDS encoding rod shape-determining protein, protein MFGSFRRYFSTDLAIDLGTANTLIFARDKGIVLDEPSVVSIRHEGGPHGKKVIQAVGHEAKAMLGKVPGNIEAIRPMKDGVIADFVITEQMIKQFIKMVHPRTLLTPSPRIIICVPCGSTQVERRAIKDAAEAAGATAVYLIEEPMAAGIGAGLPVSEASGSMVVDIGGGTTEVGVISLGGMVYKGSVRVGGDKFDESIINYIRRNYGMLIGEPTAEAIKKNIGSAFPGSEVKEMEVKGRNLSEGVPRSFTISSNEVLEALTEPLNQIVSAVKNALEQTPPELGADIAERGMMLTGGGALLRDLDRLLAEETGLPVLVAEEPLTCVVRGCGMALDSLDRQGSIFTSD, encoded by the coding sequence ATGTTTGGTTCTTTCCGTCGGTACTTCTCTACCGACCTGGCGATCGACCTCGGTACCGCCAACACCCTGATCTTCGCCCGCGACAAGGGCATCGTGCTCGATGAGCCCTCGGTCGTTTCCATCCGCCATGAAGGCGGGCCGCACGGCAAAAAAGTCATCCAGGCCGTGGGCCACGAGGCCAAGGCCATGCTGGGCAAGGTGCCGGGCAACATCGAGGCCATCCGCCCCATGAAAGACGGCGTGATCGCCGACTTCGTCATCACCGAGCAGATGATCAAGCAGTTCATCAAGATGGTGCACCCGCGCACGCTGCTCACCCCCAGCCCGCGCATCATCATCTGCGTGCCCTGCGGTTCCACCCAGGTCGAGCGTCGCGCCATCAAGGACGCGGCCGAGGCGGCGGGCGCCACGGCGGTGTACCTGATCGAGGAACCCATGGCTGCCGGCATTGGCGCGGGCCTGCCGGTGTCCGAGGCTTCGGGCTCCATGGTGGTCGATATTGGCGGCGGCACGACCGAGGTCGGCGTGATTTCGCTTGGCGGCATGGTCTACAAGGGCAGCGTGCGCGTGGGCGGCGACAAGTTCGACGAATCCATCATCAACTACATCCGCCGCAACTATGGCATGTTGATCGGCGAGCCCACGGCCGAAGCCATCAAGAAGAACATCGGTAGCGCCTTCCCGGGCAGCGAAGTCAAGGAGATGGAGGTCAAGGGCCGCAACCTCTCCGAAGGCGTGCCGCGCAGCTTCACCATTTCTTCCAACGAAGTGCTCGAAGCCCTGACCGAGCCGCTCAACCAGATCGTCAGCGCCGTGAAAAACGCGCTGGAGCAGACCCCGCCCGAACTGGGCGCCGACATTGCCGAGCGCGGCATGATGCTGACTGGCGGCGGCGCGCTCTTGCGCGACCTCGACCGCCTGCTGGCCGAGGAAACCGGCCTGCCGGTGCTGGTGGCCGAGGAGCCCCTGACCTGCGTCGTGCGCGGCTGCGGCATGGCGCTCGACAGCCTCGATCGCCAGGGCAGCATTTTCACCAGCGACTGA
- the gatC gene encoding Asp-tRNA(Asn)/Glu-tRNA(Gln) amidotransferase subunit GatC — protein sequence MALTPQDIARIAHLARLELSAPESALMLTQLNGFFGIVEQMRAVDTSGVAPLSHPVAAIEAVTLRLQDDIASEPDQRTANQQSAPAVENGLFLVPKVIE from the coding sequence ATGGCACTGACCCCCCAGGACATTGCGCGCATCGCCCACCTTGCGCGGCTGGAGTTGAGCGCGCCCGAGAGCGCGCTCATGCTCACCCAGCTCAACGGCTTTTTCGGCATCGTCGAGCAGATGCGCGCCGTCGATACCAGCGGCGTAGCGCCCCTTTCGCACCCCGTGGCCGCCATCGAGGCCGTGACGCTGCGCCTGCAGGACGACATCGCCAGCGAGCCCGACCAGCGCACGGCCAACCAGCAGAGCGCGCCCGCCGTGGAAAACGGCCTGTTCCTCGTGCCCAAAGTGATCGAGTAA
- a CDS encoding TSUP family transporter, which yields MEWMIVSLASLLAGFVDAIVGGGGLILLPALFATFASAPPATLLGTNKSAAFWGTAVATWQYSRRVQVSWRAMLPGAAAGFVGSFIGAWAVTQISPEFLRKLLPLVMVAVLAYTLAKKDLGMHHAPRFTGRAEMLLTAAIGLVIGLYDGFFGPGTGSFFVFAFVRLLGYDFLNASVSAKLLNLATNVSALILFALKGHIWWHFMVPLAIANVAGSMLGTYMALRHGTGFVRTIFIVVVGALILKTGYDAFLR from the coding sequence ATGGAATGGATGATTGTCTCGCTGGCCTCGCTGCTGGCCGGTTTCGTGGACGCGATCGTGGGCGGCGGCGGCCTGATCCTGCTGCCCGCCCTGTTTGCCACCTTTGCCAGCGCGCCGCCGGCAACCCTGCTGGGCACCAACAAGAGCGCCGCCTTCTGGGGCACGGCCGTGGCCACCTGGCAGTACAGCCGGCGCGTGCAGGTGTCCTGGCGCGCCATGCTGCCGGGGGCAGCGGCGGGCTTTGTGGGCTCCTTCATCGGCGCCTGGGCGGTGACGCAGATTTCGCCCGAATTCCTGCGCAAACTGCTGCCGCTGGTGATGGTGGCGGTGCTGGCCTACACCCTGGCGAAAAAAGACCTGGGAATGCACCACGCACCGCGCTTTACGGGCCGTGCTGAAATGCTGCTGACAGCCGCCATCGGCCTGGTCATCGGCCTGTACGACGGCTTTTTCGGCCCCGGCACGGGCAGCTTCTTCGTCTTTGCCTTCGTGCGCCTGCTGGGCTACGACTTTCTCAACGCCTCCGTCTCGGCCAAGCTGCTGAACCTGGCGACCAACGTCTCGGCCCTGATCCTGTTTGCCCTCAAGGGCCACATCTGGTGGCACTTCATGGTGCCGCTGGCCATCGCCAATGTCGCTGGCAGCATGTTGGGCACCTACATGGCGCTGCGCCACGGCACGGGTTTTGTGCGTACCATCTTCATCGTCGTCGTCGGCGCGCTCATCCTCAAAACCGGCTACGACGCCTTTTTGCGCTGA
- the mrdA gene encoding penicillin-binding protein 2 translates to MTELRNSELDASRFRLRVLALALVVLLAFGLLVSRLWVLQIERHEDLADQAESNRTAVVPIVPNRGQILDRNGVVLATNYSAYTLEITPSKAGVLEDTIEALGEIIDIHARDKRRFKRLMEESRSFDSLPIRTRLTDAEVARFAAQRWRFPGVDIKARLFRTYPQGEVGSHAIGYIGRINQKEKERIEDAEDAANYRGTEYIGKLGVEQSYEVQLHGTTGVELLETSAGGRAVRKLSSRAATPGDSIMLSLDIKLQKMVEDLYGERRGALVAIDPRNGEILALVSKPTFDPNLFVDGIDQENWQALNESINKPLLNRALRGTYPPGSTYKPFMALAALQLGKRAASTVINDPGYYNFGGRMFRSHEGGLGGVDMVRAIQFSSNTYFYSLGVEMGVDAIHDFMAPLGFGQITGIDLGGELRGVLPSTEWKRKTYKRPELRRWYPGETVSLGIGQGYNNFTMLQLALAEATLVNGGTRYRPHLAKAVRDIVSGAVAPLEQPPGVDLGYAAKNIDVVRKGLVAVNEAGTGRRVFAGAPYTSGGKTGTAQAVSLGQNVKYNARALEEHKRDHSLFAAFAPVEDPQIVVALIVENAGFGAASAAPIARRVFDYWLAGLYPSEEDIAATRLGQSGPPIGKQRPVAEIELPTAASPKPW, encoded by the coding sequence ATGACGGAGCTGCGCAACAGCGAGCTGGATGCATCGCGCTTTCGCCTGCGCGTGCTGGCGCTGGCGCTGGTGGTGCTGCTGGCCTTTGGCCTGCTGGTCTCGCGCCTGTGGGTGCTGCAGATCGAGCGCCACGAAGACCTGGCCGACCAGGCCGAGAGCAACCGCACGGCGGTGGTGCCCATCGTGCCCAACCGGGGGCAGATTCTGGACCGCAACGGCGTCGTGCTGGCGACCAACTATTCGGCCTATACGCTGGAGATCACGCCGTCCAAGGCCGGGGTGCTCGAAGACACCATCGAGGCGCTGGGCGAAATCATCGACATCCACGCGCGCGACAAGCGCCGCTTCAAGCGTCTGATGGAGGAGTCGCGCAGCTTCGATTCGCTGCCGATTCGCACGCGCCTGACCGATGCCGAGGTGGCGCGCTTTGCCGCGCAGCGCTGGCGGTTCCCGGGCGTGGACATCAAGGCGCGGCTGTTTCGCACCTACCCGCAGGGCGAAGTCGGCAGCCATGCCATCGGCTATATCGGGCGCATCAACCAGAAGGAAAAAGAGCGCATCGAAGACGCTGAAGATGCTGCCAACTACCGGGGTACGGAGTACATCGGCAAGCTCGGCGTGGAGCAGTCGTACGAGGTGCAGCTGCACGGCACGACCGGCGTCGAGCTGCTCGAAACCTCGGCTGGCGGGCGCGCTGTGCGCAAGCTCAGCAGCCGCGCGGCGACGCCGGGCGACAGCATCATGCTCTCGCTCGACATCAAGCTGCAGAAGATGGTCGAGGATTTGTACGGCGAGCGCCGGGGCGCGCTGGTGGCGATCGACCCGCGCAACGGCGAAATCCTGGCCCTGGTGTCCAAGCCGACCTTCGACCCCAACCTTTTCGTCGATGGCATCGACCAGGAAAACTGGCAGGCGCTCAACGAGTCGATCAACAAGCCGCTTTTGAACCGCGCGCTGCGCGGCACCTACCCGCCGGGTTCGACCTACAAGCCCTTCATGGCGCTGGCGGCGCTGCAGCTGGGCAAGCGCGCGGCGAGCACCGTCATCAACGACCCGGGCTACTACAACTTTGGCGGGCGCATGTTCAGGAGCCACGAGGGCGGCCTGGGCGGGGTGGACATGGTGCGCGCCATCCAGTTCTCCAGCAACACCTACTTTTACTCGCTGGGCGTGGAGATGGGGGTCGATGCCATCCACGACTTCATGGCGCCGCTGGGGTTTGGCCAGATCACCGGCATCGACCTCGGTGGCGAGCTGCGCGGCGTGCTCCCGAGCACCGAGTGGAAGCGCAAGACCTACAAGCGCCCCGAGCTGCGGCGCTGGTACCCGGGTGAGACGGTGTCGCTGGGCATAGGCCAGGGCTACAACAACTTCACCATGTTGCAGCTGGCGCTGGCCGAGGCGACGCTGGTCAACGGCGGCACGCGCTACCGCCCGCACCTGGCGAAGGCGGTGCGCGACATCGTCAGCGGCGCCGTTGCCCCGCTGGAGCAGCCCCCGGGTGTGGACCTGGGCTATGCGGCGAAAAACATCGACGTGGTGCGCAAGGGCCTGGTGGCCGTGAACGAGGCCGGTACGGGCCGGCGCGTGTTCGCCGGCGCGCCCTATACTTCGGGCGGCAAGACGGGCACGGCGCAGGCCGTGAGCCTGGGGCAGAACGTGAAGTACAACGCCCGCGCGCTCGAAGAGCACAAGCGCGACCACTCGCTGTTTGCCGCCTTTGCGCCGGTGGAAGACCCGCAGATCGTGGTCGCGCTCATCGTTGAGAACGCCGGCTTTGGCGCCGCCAGCGCCGCGCCCATTGCCCGGCGCGTGTTCGACTACTGGCTCGCCGGCCTGTACCCGAGCGAGGAAGACATTGCCGCCACGCGCCTGGGCCAGTCCGGCCCGCCAATCGGCAAACAGCGCCCGGTGGCCGAGATCGAGCTGCCGACAGCGGCCTCGCCCAAGCCGTGGTAA
- the rocF gene encoding arginase, with the protein MSAHTIALIGAPTDVGASVLGASMGPDALRIAGIASALRARGWGVHERGNLHGPANPQQPPQHGVRHLTEVAAWNHAVFDAVALALAQQQLPLLLGGDHSLAIGSISAAACHCRRQGKRLRVLWLDAHADANRPTTSPSGNLHGMPVACLLGDGPQHLQNLVGSPVLQPAQLCQIGLRSVDAGERQYLHERGITVFDMRSIDELGMRAVMAQALAGVDAHTHLHLSLDLDCIDPDIAPGVGTPVRGGPNYREMQLCMEMLADCAALGSIDVVELNPALDVRNQTALLAVDLLESLFGKSTLVRKI; encoded by the coding sequence ATGTCTGCACACACCATCGCCCTGATCGGCGCCCCCACCGACGTCGGCGCCAGCGTGCTCGGCGCCAGCATGGGGCCGGATGCGCTGCGCATTGCCGGCATCGCCAGCGCCCTGCGCGCACGCGGCTGGGGCGTGCACGAGCGCGGCAACCTGCACGGCCCGGCGAACCCGCAGCAGCCGCCGCAGCACGGCGTGCGCCACCTGACCGAAGTCGCGGCCTGGAACCACGCCGTGTTCGACGCTGTGGCACTGGCCCTGGCGCAGCAGCAGCTGCCCCTGCTGCTCGGCGGCGACCACAGCCTGGCCATTGGCTCGATCAGCGCCGCCGCCTGCCACTGCCGGCGCCAGGGCAAGCGCCTGCGCGTGCTCTGGCTCGACGCCCACGCTGACGCCAACCGCCCCACTACCAGCCCCAGCGGCAATCTGCACGGTATGCCCGTGGCCTGCCTGCTCGGCGACGGCCCACAGCACCTGCAAAACCTGGTCGGCAGCCCGGTGCTGCAGCCGGCGCAGCTGTGCCAGATCGGCCTGCGCAGCGTCGATGCGGGCGAGCGCCAGTACCTGCACGAGCGCGGCATCACGGTGTTCGACATGCGCAGCATCGACGAGCTGGGGATGCGCGCCGTCATGGCGCAAGCGCTCGCCGGGGTGGACGCACACACCCACCTGCACCTGAGCCTGGACCTGGACTGCATAGACCCCGACATCGCCCCCGGCGTGGGCACGCCCGTGCGCGGCGGGCCCAACTACCGCGAGATGCAGCTGTGCATGGAAATGCTGGCCGACTGCGCCGCCCTGGGCTCGATCGACGTGGTGGAGCTCAACCCGGCGCTTGACGTGCGCAACCAGACGGCGCTGCTGGCGGTGGACTTGCTCGAAAGCCTGTTCGGCAAATCCACCTTGGTGCGAAAAATATAA
- the mreC gene encoding rod shape-determining protein MreC, whose translation MPLGTLERSAPSLFNQGPSALSRWALYSALALFLMVADARFHLTDPLRQAVAAVLYPVQWLMLQPVQLAQRGADYFGSVQSAQNEAQQARQQMTEMAQRVHQADLLRQENTQLRALLDLRARVAPQALAAQVVYDAADPYTRRVIVDKGQLAGVEPGAPVLDERGVLGQVTRVLPLLSEVTLLIDRDQAIPVLNARTGARSVAYGEPQAEQGGGMELRFMPSNADVQEGDLLVTSGIDGVYPPGLPVAHVQRVERRADSAFTRIYCTPVARSDGVRHVLLLPPQVQALPPRPEPPPPPPRKGGRK comes from the coding sequence ATGCCCCTTGGCACCCTGGAGCGCAGCGCGCCGTCGCTATTCAACCAAGGCCCGTCGGCGCTCTCGCGCTGGGCTTTGTACAGCGCCCTGGCGCTGTTTTTGATGGTGGCGGACGCCCGCTTTCACCTCACCGACCCACTGCGCCAGGCCGTGGCAGCCGTGCTCTACCCGGTGCAGTGGCTGATGCTGCAGCCGGTGCAGCTGGCGCAGCGCGGCGCCGATTATTTCGGCTCGGTGCAAAGCGCCCAGAACGAAGCGCAACAGGCGCGCCAGCAAATGACCGAGATGGCCCAGCGCGTGCACCAGGCCGATTTGCTGCGCCAGGAAAACACCCAGCTGCGTGCGCTGCTCGATCTGCGCGCGCGCGTAGCGCCGCAGGCGCTGGCGGCGCAGGTGGTGTACGACGCGGCCGACCCGTACACGCGCCGCGTCATCGTCGATAAAGGCCAGCTCGCCGGCGTGGAGCCGGGGGCGCCGGTGCTCGACGAGCGCGGCGTGCTCGGCCAGGTGACGCGGGTGCTGCCGCTGCTGAGCGAGGTCACGCTGCTCATTGACCGCGACCAGGCCATCCCGGTGCTCAATGCCCGCACCGGCGCGCGCAGCGTGGCCTACGGCGAGCCGCAGGCCGAGCAAGGCGGGGGCATGGAGCTGCGCTTCATGCCCAGCAACGCCGATGTGCAAGAGGGCGATTTGCTCGTCACCAGCGGTATCGACGGTGTCTATCCCCCCGGCCTGCCGGTGGCGCATGTGCAGCGCGTCGAGCGCCGCGCCGACTCGGCCTTCACGCGCATCTACTGCACGCCGGTGGCACGCAGCGACGGCGTGCGCCACGTGCTGCTGCTGCCGCCCCAGGTGCAGGCGCTGCCGCCGCGCCCCGAGCCGCCACCGCCGCCGCCGCGCAAGGGAGGCCGCAAATGA